The following are encoded together in the Bacillus sp. V2I10 genome:
- a CDS encoding Fn3-like domain-containing protein: MSAFTSWGVTPNLDFKPEITAPGGKILSTFNDNQYGIMSGTSMAAPHVAGGSAIVLERVDELFNLEGADRVLMAKNILMNTSQPVIDKGLVNDAFGWELPYSPRRQGAGLMKLYSALNTPAVVTESKTGEGKVALKEVGDKVEFSLDLENFSDKAVSYDVKANVQTDFANKGSLGYNYDELETQKLLDAVIKVDGKDTAKVEVAAGETKTVKVTLDTANAKVLGDDFETPVPVKDVFKNGYFVEGFVTFSAEGLSQLTVPYVGFNGDWGKAPILDAMNFDTENETFYGISGVVSKDGEDFNFLGYDAFNEKVPFDGSKIAISPNGDGSNDQLIPVLSFLRNAKEVKYNVLDENKKQLRTVRTELEVRKHYYDAGSGSTYTLNPANQWDGKVKNALVKDGKYYFEIAAAVDYAGKAPQKVHVPVIVDTVQPTLKCRI, translated from the coding sequence ATGTCTGCCTTCACTTCGTGGGGTGTGACTCCTAATCTTGATTTCAAACCTGAAATCACAGCTCCGGGCGGAAAAATCTTATCTACATTCAATGATAATCAATACGGAATTATGAGCGGAACGTCGATGGCTGCACCTCATGTGGCTGGAGGATCTGCGATTGTGCTTGAGCGCGTAGACGAGTTATTCAATTTAGAAGGTGCTGATCGTGTCCTTATGGCGAAAAACATCTTAATGAATACGTCTCAGCCTGTAATCGATAAAGGATTGGTTAATGACGCTTTTGGATGGGAGCTTCCTTATTCTCCTCGCCGTCAAGGTGCGGGATTAATGAAACTCTATTCGGCACTTAATACACCTGCAGTTGTAACAGAATCAAAAACAGGTGAAGGAAAAGTGGCACTGAAAGAAGTAGGAGATAAAGTAGAATTTTCTCTTGATCTTGAAAACTTCAGTGACAAAGCCGTTTCTTATGACGTAAAAGCAAATGTTCAAACGGATTTCGCTAATAAAGGATCTCTCGGATATAACTATGATGAGCTTGAGACACAAAAATTACTAGATGCTGTTATTAAAGTAGACGGCAAGGACACTGCGAAAGTAGAAGTTGCTGCCGGGGAAACAAAAACAGTAAAAGTAACACTTGATACTGCAAATGCAAAAGTCTTAGGGGATGACTTTGAAACTCCTGTTCCAGTGAAGGATGTCTTCAAAAACGGATACTTTGTAGAAGGATTCGTGACATTCTCTGCTGAAGGATTATCACAGCTGACAGTACCTTATGTAGGTTTCAATGGAGACTGGGGTAAGGCTCCAATCCTTGATGCGATGAACTTTGATACTGAGAATGAAACTTTCTATGGGATTTCTGGAGTTGTATCAAAGGATGGCGAAGACTTCAATTTCCTTGGATATGATGCGTTTAACGAAAAAGTTCCATTCGATGGAAGCAAAATTGCGATTTCTCCGAATGGCGACGGCAGCAATGACCAGTTAATACCGGTTCTTTCATTCCTGCGAAACGCTAAAGAGGTAAAATACAATGTTCTTGATGAGAACAAAAAACAATTGCGTACTGTCCGTACGGAGCTTGAGGTCCGCAAGCACTACTATGATGCAGGTTCAGGTTCGACGTATACGTTAAATCCTGCAAACCAATGGGATGGAAAAGTGAAAAACGCTCTTGTAAAAGACGGTAAATATTACTTTGAAATTGCTGCAGCTGTAGACTATGCAGGGAAAGCTCCTCAAAAGGTTCACGTTCCTGTTATCGTGGATACAGTTCAGCCAACTTTAAAATGCAGAATTTAA
- a CDS encoding cell wall-binding repeat-containing protein, with protein sequence MNDGTIPSIIAELPEALGTYDTNEVPVKGYVTDESKVTNFTVDGKSVELKWNAELKRYDFETTLTLEDGFHKIRIAGKDEAGNEISFLKQFFVDTTAPELSVKAPASVNAATEKATLTTNVSDNFEELRVVVDGDEVFYNMLREPYEMRGIEKEIKTEVALQPGENTFMVEATDLAGHKTVKEVKVYRGDDKVSRISGKDRYATAAAISSEGWESSELVFLAKGQEFADALAGVPLAAQYDAPVLLTDSKGLSAATKAELERLGTESVVILGGTGAVSENVEEQLYDMGIEVDRIFGKDRWATAAAIAKEVAPDGSEDAVVVNGTSFADALAVASYAGQYGMPIVLSQKDKLPAASSKVLEKLGVEHTLVVGGQVALSDSVYKKLPDAERVYGKDRYATSVALAEYFEPSLDVVYAATGQNFADALAGAALAAKHESGVILVGKTLSSEVKNFFGGNEIGQVKVFGGKGAVSDEVLSEIHKLIQ encoded by the coding sequence GTGAATGATGGGACAATTCCATCAATCATTGCCGAGCTTCCTGAAGCCCTTGGAACATATGATACGAATGAAGTTCCTGTAAAAGGCTATGTGACAGATGAGTCTAAAGTGACAAACTTCACTGTTGACGGCAAATCTGTTGAATTGAAATGGAATGCTGAATTAAAACGCTACGATTTTGAAACAACTCTTACACTTGAAGATGGATTCCATAAAATCCGCATCGCAGGTAAAGATGAAGCAGGCAACGAAATTTCTTTCTTAAAGCAATTCTTCGTTGACACAACTGCACCTGAGCTTTCAGTAAAAGCACCTGCAAGCGTAAATGCTGCAACTGAAAAAGCAACCTTAACAACAAATGTTTCTGATAATTTTGAAGAGCTTCGTGTAGTGGTTGACGGGGACGAGGTCTTCTATAACATGCTGAGAGAGCCTTATGAAATGAGAGGCATTGAAAAAGAAATCAAGACAGAAGTTGCGCTTCAGCCAGGTGAAAACACATTCATGGTAGAAGCGACTGACTTAGCCGGCCACAAGACGGTTAAAGAAGTAAAAGTATACCGCGGAGATGATAAAGTGAGCCGCATCAGCGGAAAAGACCGCTATGCTACAGCAGCAGCCATCAGCTCTGAAGGCTGGGAGAGCTCTGAGCTTGTCTTCCTTGCAAAAGGACAGGAATTTGCTGATGCATTAGCAGGTGTTCCGCTTGCAGCTCAATATGATGCGCCAGTTTTATTAACAGATTCAAAAGGGTTATCAGCAGCTACAAAAGCTGAGCTTGAAAGATTGGGAACAGAATCAGTTGTGATCCTTGGCGGAACCGGCGCCGTTTCTGAAAACGTTGAAGAACAATTATATGATATGGGCATTGAAGTAGACCGTATCTTCGGTAAGGACCGATGGGCAACTGCGGCAGCTATTGCAAAAGAGGTAGCTCCGGATGGTTCAGAAGATGCAGTTGTTGTAAATGGAACAAGCTTTGCAGATGCTCTGGCAGTTGCTTCTTATGCAGGTCAGTACGGTATGCCAATCGTATTATCTCAAAAAGATAAGCTTCCTGCAGCATCAAGTAAGGTTCTTGAAAAACTGGGTGTTGAACATACATTGGTAGTCGGTGGCCAAGTGGCTCTGTCTGACAGTGTTTACAAAAAGCTTCCAGATGCTGAAAGAGTGTATGGAAAAGACCGCTATGCAACAAGCGTAGCGCTTGCAGAGTACTTTGAGCCATCATTAGATGTGGTATATGCCGCAACTGGACAAAACTTTGCAGATGCATTAGCGGGAGCAGCATTAGCCGCTAAGCATGAAAGCGGAGTAATCCTTGTCGGCAAAACATTATCTTCAGAAGTTAAAAACTTCTTCGGAGGCAATGAAATTGGACAAGTGAAAGTGTTTGGAGGAAAAGGGGCTGTATCTGATGAGGTCCTTTCTGAGATTCATAAATTGATCCAATAA
- a CDS encoding cell wall-binding repeat-containing protein, producing the protein MKSSKSWAMGIFLFLMLLFAPNTGFAEKVLVIDPGHGGKFTGTCGLTGNTTGFCEKKANLIVSQKVRDYLKTSGIKVYLTRDTDMEFAPYLKKADGSTDGGDFDLRMQKANQFAKGNNDNSVFISIHHNAHPSNPYVKGYETYFYNGVDHAKEEYPHDPLQIKYLADNQRLAGEIHPTVLAKLGSIDRGIADDQSFYVIRNAQMPAVLVEMGYMTNREEEARIKTLDFQNKAAQAIGSSVVNYFKVYEVYDSGNHKLLTTKSKDQALQFAKKQTKPVRVFDKNAQKDIYKTSTLYEVHHRTNGKLGEFYTSSEAMAFAQRYRNTRLVYKSNGFTLWSNFLPKKYDLYVNDAKKAGYVDFEHARYIAGKNAPNARVVNNISGEVVFTNIANDKVTRKLPLTKLVGADRYQTAINVSKKMYPAGFADSKPDKTIIIATGTGYADALSAGPLSRKHGAAPILLVKGTEMDSYITNEITRLKAKKAIIIGGEGAVSKGIATQLQSMKLTVERISGANRFETNQLILNQIGNVDGYFVTSGRNYPDALGAAPIASQKNWAIMLSDTNSLSSEARLKLKGKQALILGGNGVLTSTIDTQVKNAAPASYARLAGKDRYETLAKVLWRFDPYLNSDSILVSTGANFPDALTAAPLSLVTKAPLILTGSAFNKSLETYIMEYGGKHHMKEVTLIGGAVPDVITSEIFNRVR; encoded by the coding sequence ATGAAAAGCAGCAAGTCATGGGCAATGGGCATCTTTCTATTTTTAATGCTCTTATTCGCCCCGAATACAGGTTTTGCTGAAAAAGTCCTTGTTATTGATCCTGGTCATGGAGGGAAATTCACCGGTACATGCGGTTTAACTGGGAACACGACTGGTTTTTGCGAAAAAAAAGCCAATCTGATTGTGTCGCAAAAAGTGAGAGATTACCTTAAAACAAGCGGCATTAAAGTTTATTTAACAAGAGATACGGATATGGAATTTGCACCATATTTGAAGAAAGCGGACGGCAGCACAGATGGCGGTGACTTTGATCTCAGAATGCAAAAGGCCAACCAGTTTGCAAAAGGAAATAATGATAACAGCGTATTTATTTCCATTCACCATAATGCTCATCCAAGCAACCCCTACGTAAAAGGATACGAAACCTACTTTTATAATGGCGTAGACCACGCAAAAGAAGAATATCCTCACGATCCCCTGCAAATCAAATACTTAGCAGATAATCAGCGCTTAGCAGGTGAAATCCATCCGACTGTTTTAGCTAAATTAGGTTCAATCGACAGAGGTATTGCCGATGATCAAAGTTTCTATGTCATCCGCAATGCACAAATGCCTGCTGTCCTAGTGGAAATGGGCTACATGACCAATCGTGAAGAAGAAGCACGAATTAAAACGTTGGATTTTCAGAATAAGGCAGCTCAAGCCATCGGTTCATCCGTCGTGAATTACTTTAAAGTCTATGAAGTATACGATTCCGGCAATCATAAATTATTAACGACGAAATCGAAGGATCAGGCTCTGCAATTTGCCAAAAAACAGACGAAACCAGTCAGAGTGTTTGATAAGAATGCTCAAAAAGATATCTATAAAACAAGCACACTATATGAAGTGCACCACAGAACGAATGGAAAATTAGGAGAGTTCTATACATCAAGTGAAGCTATGGCTTTTGCACAACGCTACAGGAATACGAGACTTGTCTATAAAAGCAACGGCTTTACCCTTTGGTCGAACTTCCTGCCTAAAAAATATGATCTCTATGTAAATGATGCAAAGAAAGCAGGCTACGTCGATTTTGAGCACGCTCGTTACATTGCAGGAAAAAATGCGCCAAATGCGAGAGTTGTAAATAATATTTCAGGTGAAGTAGTATTCACAAATATCGCAAACGACAAAGTTACAAGAAAGCTGCCATTAACGAAATTAGTTGGTGCAGATCGTTATCAAACAGCAATCAATGTTTCAAAGAAAATGTATCCTGCAGGTTTTGCAGACAGCAAACCGGATAAAACCATCATTATTGCAACAGGCACAGGATATGCTGATGCATTATCAGCAGGTCCGCTATCAAGGAAGCACGGAGCAGCGCCAATCCTTTTAGTAAAAGGAACTGAAATGGATTCTTACATAACAAATGAAATCACCCGTCTAAAAGCAAAAAAAGCGATCATCATTGGCGGTGAAGGTGCCGTCTCTAAAGGTATTGCCACACAGCTTCAATCAATGAAACTGACGGTTGAAAGAATAAGCGGAGCGAATCGATTCGAGACAAATCAGCTTATTCTAAATCAAATCGGAAATGTAGATGGCTACTTTGTCACATCAGGACGCAACTATCCGGATGCTCTTGGCGCAGCGCCTATAGCATCTCAGAAAAACTGGGCCATTATGCTGTCCGATACAAACAGTCTTTCAAGTGAGGCAAGACTGAAACTTAAAGGCAAGCAGGCTCTTATTCTTGGAGGAAATGGTGTTCTCACTTCAACTATTGATACTCAGGTGAAAAATGCAGCTCCAGCAAGCTATGCACGTTTAGCCGGTAAAGACCGCTATGAAACACTTGCAAAAGTACTGTGGCGTTTTGATCCATATCTAAACTCAGATTCTATTTTAGTATCAACCGGAGCAAACTTCCCGGATGCATTAACGGCAGCGCCTTTATCGTTAGTGACAAAGGCACCGCTGATCCTGACAGGTTCAGCGTTTAACAAATCCCTGGAAACATACATCATGGAATATGGCGGCAAGCATCATATGAAGGAAGTTACGCTTATCGGCGGAGCCGTACCTGATGTGATAACAAGCGAGATTTTCAACAGAGTAAGATAA
- a CDS encoding SpoIID/LytB domain-containing protein produces MNKAFMSIVALTLFFLFAEENAFAANSNPSEVSVNLKHYVGNAKEVTVLVEGEYYLSGENDFKLKEGNTYKVKNENGALALYNGSVKKKTLNSSAVFMPAKYGTENYMKINGRSYLGTMKFKVENSQYVRPENELPLEDYLKGVVPGEMPASWSVEALKAQTVTARTYALKRINQTIDDTVSFQKYDGYIWSSSLYKNTNEAVNRTKGQVLEINGILIDALYSSSNGGKTENNANVWTGGTPLSYFPAKNDPYDPRFTWTISMNESQIDPALLDLTKPAAWWGTLKEKDEKYSNNIKTWLKTDNNFTGKDLKIVKVTKLAVSNEKTSGDRRKTGNYRIEFYVKNANGTYQMKDGKIETVVKEGTNVNIATLRSMFGAVEFKSHLIDSLTFEKGVYTFNGRGFGHGVGMSQYGAKAMSDQKQNYMEITNFYYPGTNYDNYIDQVVEEIEGEDRYETSAAIAEFGWLSANTVFIGRGDNPVDALTGSVLAKKYNAPLLLSNPNQLSDSVKQTLANLNPATIYILGGKSAISDAVEAELKAIAANVHRISGSERYDTAAAVAKQVGHSGSIFITSDSSDSPDALSIASYAAAEQMPILYTKTSAVPKAVTDYIKGSGVRKVTIVGGETAVSARVQAQLEALVGAGNVDRVYGKNRYETSVNIVKKYNLDTRKVFFARGTEFIDALPGSVLAANNRAPIILVEKDTVPVPVASYIYDHMTFIPHIHYLGGKGAISEQTRSSLKNWFLQ; encoded by the coding sequence TTGAATAAAGCTTTTATGTCAATTGTTGCATTAACTCTATTCTTTTTGTTTGCGGAAGAAAATGCTTTTGCTGCTAATAGTAATCCTTCAGAAGTGTCTGTTAATCTCAAACACTATGTCGGCAATGCCAAGGAAGTGACGGTATTGGTTGAAGGTGAATACTATTTGTCTGGGGAAAATGATTTTAAGCTAAAAGAAGGCAATACCTATAAAGTGAAAAATGAAAATGGCGCATTGGCCTTGTATAATGGCAGCGTTAAGAAAAAGACTCTAAACAGTTCTGCAGTATTTATGCCTGCAAAATACGGTACAGAAAATTATATGAAGATCAATGGCCGTTCTTATTTAGGCACGATGAAATTCAAGGTTGAAAACAGTCAATATGTCCGTCCGGAAAATGAGCTGCCGCTTGAAGATTATTTAAAAGGGGTTGTACCGGGCGAAATGCCTGCAAGCTGGTCTGTTGAGGCATTAAAAGCTCAAACTGTAACAGCTAGAACGTACGCTTTAAAGAGAATAAACCAGACAATTGATGATACGGTGAGCTTTCAGAAATATGATGGGTATATCTGGTCATCATCCCTTTATAAGAATACAAATGAAGCGGTAAATCGCACAAAGGGCCAAGTTCTCGAAATAAATGGCATCCTGATTGACGCCCTTTACAGTTCAAGCAACGGCGGAAAAACGGAAAATAATGCAAATGTATGGACGGGCGGAACGCCATTGTCTTATTTCCCTGCAAAAAATGATCCTTATGATCCTAGATTCACCTGGACAATCAGTATGAATGAATCACAAATCGATCCGGCCCTTCTTGATTTAACGAAGCCGGCAGCTTGGTGGGGTACTCTTAAAGAAAAAGATGAGAAGTATTCAAACAACATCAAGACATGGCTTAAAACAGACAATAACTTTACAGGGAAAGACCTCAAAATTGTTAAAGTGACGAAGCTTGCGGTTTCTAACGAAAAAACAAGCGGAGATCGCCGTAAAACAGGGAACTACCGCATTGAGTTTTATGTTAAAAATGCAAATGGCACTTATCAGATGAAAGACGGCAAGATTGAAACAGTTGTAAAAGAAGGCACAAATGTGAACATTGCTACGCTTCGGTCTATGTTTGGAGCGGTAGAATTCAAAAGTCATTTAATCGATTCCCTGACGTTTGAAAAGGGTGTTTACACGTTTAATGGCCGAGGTTTTGGCCATGGAGTCGGAATGAGCCAGTACGGCGCAAAGGCAATGTCCGATCAAAAACAAAATTACATGGAAATCACCAATTTCTATTACCCTGGCACAAACTATGATAATTATATCGATCAAGTCGTAGAAGAAATTGAAGGCGAAGATCGCTATGAAACAAGTGCAGCTATTGCTGAGTTCGGCTGGTTATCTGCAAACACGGTCTTTATCGGAAGAGGAGACAACCCGGTAGATGCATTAACGGGCAGCGTCCTTGCAAAGAAATACAACGCACCACTGTTATTATCAAATCCTAATCAATTATCTGATTCAGTTAAACAAACATTAGCGAATCTGAATCCGGCAACCATCTATATTCTTGGCGGCAAATCAGCTATTTCGGATGCAGTTGAAGCCGAACTTAAGGCTATCGCTGCAAATGTACACCGCATCAGCGGTTCAGAACGGTATGATACGGCAGCTGCTGTGGCAAAACAAGTAGGGCACTCAGGCTCGATCTTTATCACATCTGACAGCAGTGACTCACCGGATGCATTATCGATTGCATCGTATGCAGCTGCTGAACAGATGCCGATTCTTTACACAAAAACTTCGGCTGTTCCAAAAGCAGTAACTGATTATATAAAAGGCAGCGGTGTACGCAAAGTAACGATTGTCGGCGGTGAGACAGCTGTCTCAGCAAGGGTTCAAGCACAGCTTGAGGCTTTAGTGGGTGCAGGAAATGTTGATCGCGTTTACGGGAAAAACCGCTACGAAACCAGCGTAAATATCGTGAAAAAATACAATCTGGACACTCGCAAAGTCTTCTTTGCAAGAGGTACGGAATTTATTGACGCTCTTCCTGGGTCCGTACTCGCAGCGAACAATCGCGCACCAATTATTTTAGTAGAAAAAGATACAGTTCCGGTGCCTGTCGCAAGTTACATTTACGATCACATGACATTCATTCCGCATATTCATTACCTTGGCGGAAAAGGAGCCATCTCTGAGCAAACGCGCAGCAGTCTGAAAAACTGGTTTCTTCAATAG
- the galU gene encoding UTP--glucose-1-phosphate uridylyltransferase GalU, whose protein sequence is MHVKKAIIPAAGLGTRFLPATKAQPKEMLPIVDKPTIQYIIEEAVASGIEDILIVSGRGKRAIEDHFDKSYELEETLIKKEKWDLLSKVQGISELANIHYIRQKEPLGLGHAIYCARRFIGNEPFAVMLGDDIVQSDVPCLKQLIDVYDRFQSTVIGVQDVKPEDVSKYGIVSYDQQEKKADNVYKVKDLVEKPKREDAPSNTAILGRYILRPEIFDILSKLKPGSGGEIQLTDALKELAHKEEVTAYHFIGKRYDVGDKLGFIQATIDFAMDNDELREDILQYIKNKVVKR, encoded by the coding sequence ATGCATGTAAAAAAAGCGATCATACCGGCTGCGGGTTTAGGAACAAGGTTTTTGCCTGCTACGAAGGCCCAGCCTAAAGAAATGCTGCCTATAGTTGATAAACCTACCATTCAATACATCATAGAAGAAGCGGTTGCTTCTGGAATTGAGGATATCTTAATCGTTTCCGGACGAGGAAAACGGGCGATTGAAGATCATTTTGATAAATCCTATGAGCTTGAAGAGACGCTTATTAAAAAAGAGAAATGGGATTTGCTCAGCAAGGTCCAGGGCATTTCAGAGCTTGCCAATATTCATTACATCCGTCAAAAAGAGCCTCTTGGTCTTGGGCATGCCATTTATTGCGCCAGAAGATTCATCGGAAATGAACCTTTCGCTGTTATGCTCGGAGACGACATTGTTCAATCCGATGTTCCTTGCTTAAAGCAATTAATTGATGTTTATGATCGATTTCAAAGCACGGTAATCGGAGTGCAGGATGTGAAGCCCGAAGATGTATCGAAGTATGGAATTGTAAGCTACGATCAACAAGAAAAAAAGGCTGACAATGTTTATAAAGTGAAAGATTTAGTAGAAAAACCAAAGCGGGAAGATGCCCCGTCTAATACAGCTATTTTAGGACGATATATCTTGCGTCCGGAAATTTTTGATATTCTCTCAAAGCTTAAACCTGGTTCAGGCGGAGAAATTCAATTAACAGATGCTTTAAAAGAGCTTGCCCATAAAGAAGAAGTGACGGCTTATCATTTCATCGGCAAAAGATATGATGTCGGAGACAAGCTGGGCTTTATTCAGGCAACAATCGATTTTGCCATGGATAACGATGAGCTGAGAGAAGATATTCTGCAGTACATAAAAAACAAAGTTGTAAAAAGATAG
- a CDS encoding UDP-glucose/GDP-mannose dehydrogenase family protein, producing MRISVAGTGYVGLVTGVCLAEIGHKVTCVDIDRKKVALLNDGVSPIYEPGLEELMKKNVQSGRLAFTADTRTAYGESEIIFIAVGTPENEDGSANLTYVEAAAVQIAEQIQNDVIIVVKSTVPVGTNEHILEIVNQHKPPSIHTEVASNPEFLREGSAIHDTFHGDRIVIGSRSFFAGDTLEEIYKPLGIPVVRTDIRSAEMIKYAANAFLATKISFINEIANICEKLGADIEDVAEGIGKDSRIGQQFLKAGIGYGGSCFPKDTKALVQLAGNVQHKFDLLNSVITVNNRQPLKLIESAKKYLGSLEGKKIALLGLAFKPNTDDVREAASLVIAKELVKEGAVVTGYDPIALNEARKVLKESITYSDNIAEAITDADAAFIVTEWDEVRTFPMNIYQEKMNTPILIDGRNIYPLRDIPEWMTYVSVGRKEMIKTN from the coding sequence GTGAGAATATCAGTTGCTGGAACTGGATACGTCGGGCTGGTCACGGGGGTATGCTTAGCTGAGATCGGCCACAAAGTAACATGTGTGGATATCGATAGAAAGAAAGTTGCACTGCTGAATGATGGAGTGTCTCCTATTTATGAACCGGGTCTAGAGGAATTAATGAAGAAAAACGTTCAATCTGGAAGGTTGGCTTTTACAGCAGATACCAGGACAGCGTATGGGGAGAGCGAAATCATCTTCATCGCTGTCGGCACGCCTGAGAATGAGGATGGTTCTGCTAATTTGACTTATGTTGAAGCGGCTGCTGTTCAAATCGCTGAACAGATTCAAAACGATGTGATTATCGTCGTTAAGAGCACCGTTCCCGTCGGCACGAATGAACATATTCTTGAGATCGTTAATCAGCATAAGCCGCCATCCATCCATACAGAAGTCGCTTCTAATCCTGAATTTCTCAGAGAAGGCTCCGCGATCCATGATACTTTTCACGGAGATCGCATCGTCATTGGATCACGCTCGTTTTTTGCCGGGGATACGCTTGAAGAAATCTATAAACCGCTTGGTATTCCTGTAGTACGGACGGATATAAGAAGCGCTGAAATGATTAAATATGCTGCGAATGCGTTTTTGGCAACAAAAATCAGCTTTATCAATGAAATTGCCAACATCTGCGAAAAATTAGGTGCGGACATTGAAGATGTGGCGGAAGGCATTGGCAAAGACTCAAGAATTGGACAGCAATTTTTAAAAGCCGGAATCGGATATGGCGGTTCCTGTTTTCCAAAAGATACGAAAGCGCTCGTCCAGTTAGCGGGCAACGTGCAGCATAAGTTTGATCTGCTGAATTCAGTCATTACCGTAAATAATCGCCAGCCGTTAAAATTAATCGAGTCTGCCAAAAAGTATTTGGGTTCTCTTGAAGGTAAAAAAATCGCTCTTCTCGGTTTAGCCTTCAAACCTAATACAGATGATGTCAGAGAAGCTGCTTCGCTTGTGATTGCGAAGGAGTTGGTTAAGGAAGGTGCGGTAGTTACAGGGTATGATCCGATTGCTCTGAATGAAGCTCGGAAGGTTTTAAAGGAATCGATCACATACAGTGACAATATTGCTGAAGCAATCACGGATGCGGACGCTGCTTTTATTGTGACCGAGTGGGATGAAGTTCGCACGTTTCCTATGAACATCTATCAGGAAAAAATGAACACCCCAATCTTGATTGATGGAAGAAACATCTATCCGCTGAGAGATATTCCTGAATGGATGACCTATGTATCCGTCGGACGCAAAGAGATGATCAAAACGAACTAA